The following are from one region of the Phycisphaerae bacterium genome:
- a CDS encoding DUF362 domain-containing protein produces MNEQNDKKLSRRQLLARAGKAGISIAAAGAIARLLFDAEGPKANVEGEKKVTLKNFSVQQRPGQTISVVKGEDRTATVDKAIELLGGIERFVKAGETVVIKPNVAFATPAMLCATTNPELVAEVVRLCYSRGKAKKVIVTDNPINDPASCFTLSGIGKAASDAGAEVVLPKANLFRDTTLPGGELIKDCPIFFEPFAKADKVIGIAPVKNHHRAGASMTMKNWYGLLGGRRNIFHQDINTIIAELAMMVRPSLVILDGTEVMMTNGPTGGSTSDLKRTNTLIASTDCVAADSYGCTLLDMKVSDLSYLAKAEKAGAGTSDYESLKPLRTEVT; encoded by the coding sequence ATGAATGAGCAAAATGATAAAAAATTAAGCCGGCGGCAATTACTGGCGAGGGCAGGCAAGGCGGGGATTTCAATTGCCGCTGCAGGGGCTATCGCGAGACTGCTTTTTGATGCCGAGGGGCCGAAAGCCAATGTCGAAGGCGAAAAAAAAGTGACATTAAAGAATTTCTCGGTGCAGCAGCGTCCGGGACAAACAATAAGCGTTGTTAAGGGTGAGGACAGGACAGCAACAGTCGATAAGGCGATAGAATTGCTCGGCGGGATAGAAAGATTTGTAAAAGCCGGCGAGACGGTCGTAATAAAACCCAATGTCGCATTTGCAACGCCTGCGATGTTATGCGCCACGACTAATCCGGAACTTGTGGCTGAGGTGGTGCGGCTGTGTTACAGCAGGGGCAAGGCAAAAAAAGTCATCGTTACAGATAATCCGATTAACGACCCCGCGAGCTGTTTTACATTAAGCGGCATAGGCAAGGCGGCAAGCGATGCGGGGGCGGAAGTAGTATTGCCGAAAGCGAACCTCTTCAGAGATACGACACTGCCGGGTGGCGAGCTTATTAAAGATTGCCCCATCTTCTTCGAGCCATTCGCAAAAGCTGACAAGGTGATTGGTATTGCCCCGGTTAAAAACCATCACAGGGCGGGCGCTTCAATGACCATGAAAAACTGGTATGGTCTTCTGGGCGGACGGCGGAATATCTTTCATCAGGATATTAACACCATTATTGCTGAGCTGGCTATGATGGTAAGGCCGAGCTTGGTTATACTCGATGGGACAGAAGTTATGATGACGAACGGCCCAACTGGAGGGTCGACTTCGGATTTAAAACGCACAAATACTTTAATCGCAAGCACCGACTGCGTGGCGGCTGATTCATACGGCTGTACCCTGCTGGATATGAAGGTCTCGGATTTGTCCTACCTTGCGAAGGCTGAAAAAGCAGGCGCCGGGACATCCGATTACGAATCGTTAAAGCCATTAAGAACAGAGGTAACTTGA
- a CDS encoding FRG domain-containing protein — MSKTNIKQQYQYKVDDAWRAVEPTNADDCWERFIKLSISGKVECHGVPQDWKCIRSSFDFRCENKIPAEKRTEVETSLLESFRKEADPHPHFPPEARRFLDVANSKWRKFRNTGTVFVGRHYGLPTRCVDWTSDPFIALFFACRHNPEEPGVVWWMDYNVFSYAIATQWMPFYGKYEFVTDDFEKDFTNGEDKEILIRFHYLCLLERPIKQKAWIIMSGQYDVHHDKEIHRLGVRKCGRFIISPQMKSDLLKKLDRWGINCATLGIHEGDLCLEKIAADISNKHGLSPPIIL, encoded by the coding sequence ATGTCAAAAACTAATATCAAGCAACAGTATCAATACAAAGTCGATGATGCTTGGCGGGCAGTCGAGCCAACTAATGCGGATGACTGCTGGGAACGATTCATTAAATTGTCAATCTCGGGAAAGGTTGAGTGCCACGGCGTGCCTCAGGATTGGAAATGTATACGCTCCAGCTTTGACTTCCGCTGTGAAAACAAAATTCCCGCAGAAAAACGAACAGAGGTAGAAACAAGCTTGCTCGAATCCTTCAGGAAAGAGGCAGATCCGCATCCGCACTTTCCTCCAGAAGCGCGTCGTTTCCTTGATGTAGCTAATTCGAAATGGAGAAAGTTTCGTAATACCGGAACGGTCTTTGTTGGTCGGCACTACGGCCTGCCAACACGATGCGTCGATTGGACCTCTGACCCCTTCATTGCTCTTTTCTTTGCCTGCCGGCACAATCCCGAAGAGCCTGGCGTTGTCTGGTGGATGGATTACAATGTTTTCTCGTATGCCATTGCAACTCAATGGATGCCTTTCTACGGAAAGTATGAATTCGTAACGGATGATTTTGAAAAGGATTTCACCAACGGTGAGGATAAAGAGATACTAATCAGGTTCCACTATCTGTGTTTGTTGGAGCGTCCGATTAAACAGAAGGCGTGGATAATCATGTCCGGGCAATACGATGTTCATCACGATAAGGAGATCCACCGTCTGGGTGTTCGAAAATGCGGACGTTTTATAATTAGCCCACAAATGAAATCAGACCTCCTGAAAAAACTGGACCGATGGGGAATAAATTGCGCAACACTCGGAATCCACGAAGGCGATTTATGCTTGGAAAAAATTGCCGCTGACATATCTAATAAGCATGGGCTATCCCCACCGATTATTTTATAA
- the tatC gene encoding twin-arginine translocase subunit TatC: protein MSKTRKKEDHLENSMSLGDHLEELRARLILVILGLVATLIVCLAFGKWIISFIEQPYIKVMGQEARLQSIAPTDGFTSYMEISMIAAVVIASPWVFYQLWLFISAGLYPHEKRYIYLAVPFSTILFVAGALFFVFIIAPLTLRFLVRFNMSVLGVASNFTFKNYVSFVATMMLVFGLAFQTPVAIFFLNKTGLVSIETLRKSRKYVVLGVVIVAAAATPGSDLVSLFALSIPMYLLFELGILLSYFANRRKR, encoded by the coding sequence ATGAGCAAGACCAGAAAGAAAGAAGACCACCTCGAGAACTCTATGAGTCTCGGCGACCACCTTGAGGAATTGCGTGCTCGGCTTATCCTTGTGATATTAGGTCTGGTGGCAACCCTTATTGTGTGCCTGGCCTTCGGCAAGTGGATAATATCGTTTATTGAACAGCCCTACATCAAAGTGATGGGGCAGGAAGCACGCCTCCAGAGCATCGCTCCGACCGACGGATTCACCAGCTATATGGAAATATCGATGATTGCAGCAGTGGTGATAGCATCGCCCTGGGTTTTTTATCAGTTGTGGCTGTTCATTTCCGCAGGACTTTACCCGCATGAAAAACGGTATATCTATCTCGCAGTGCCTTTTTCAACGATTTTGTTCGTTGCTGGCGCTTTGTTTTTTGTCTTTATCATAGCGCCGTTAACTCTGCGTTTTCTTGTGCGTTTCAATATGAGTGTTTTGGGGGTTGCTTCCAATTTCACCTTCAAGAACTATGTGTCATTCGTGGCTACAATGATGCTGGTCTTCGGCCTTGCGTTTCAGACGCCGGTAGCTATTTTCTTCTTGAATAAAACCGGGCTGGTTTCAATTGAGACCCTGCGTAAATCAAGAAAATACGTGGTACTGGGTGTTGTTATCGTGGCTGCAGCCGCTACGCCCGGTTCAGACCTTGTTTCCTTGTTTGCCCTGTCGATTCCGATGTATCTGCTGTTTGAATTGGGAATACTGCTTAGTTACTTTGCGAATCGCAGAAAAAGGTAA
- a CDS encoding 4Fe-4S binding protein, translating to MRITTVRRIHQLFIFVLFVWFCIVTTVGEEFWQIRNWPVNWILQLDPLVALGTILSTGKFYWPLHCALGTVVITIIFGRFFCGWICPFGAIHQFVGYIGNRKKSAPQKIQLNKYRKAQGIKYLVLAFFLSAAAFPSIAASLQTGLLDPIPLVTRSFQLVLLPIFDRGTYLTSVNVRYYEYGWLIFAVFAAAVLLNLVIPRFYCRFICPLGAFLGIINRFSIWRIGKTRSECINCKMCEKACEGGCEPAGNIRISECVLCFNCRDDCNHDLIAYQTVPSLAGEITNPDISRRGFMISLASGVLAIPAIRLSGKLAGNWYNKVIRPPGALAEEEFLKRCIKCGQCMRICPTNVIQPGGIEGGLENLWTPVLNNKIGSSGCQLNCVACGQVCPTSAIRPISLSEKLGTGEFAEAGPIKLGTAFFDRDRCLPWAMDKPCIVCEENCPVSPKAIYTREYFNTVRDGILTVKKVSGNTIETVENNLPLDRFATGDYYCVTEGNERRKIAANTENLIKISPERHFEKIPSEGSKIEVKVRLQRPYVDIEKCIGCGVCEHECPVSGRKAIRVSAEGETRSTDRKLLLKR from the coding sequence ATGAGAATCACGACAGTTCGACGAATACATCAGTTGTTCATTTTTGTCCTGTTTGTGTGGTTTTGCATCGTCACCACAGTCGGGGAGGAGTTCTGGCAAATCCGGAATTGGCCTGTTAACTGGATTTTGCAGCTGGACCCGCTCGTTGCTCTCGGCACGATACTCTCGACAGGCAAATTTTACTGGCCTTTACATTGTGCGCTGGGGACAGTCGTCATAACGATAATCTTCGGGCGGTTTTTCTGCGGCTGGATATGCCCGTTCGGCGCGATTCATCAATTCGTCGGCTACATAGGCAACCGAAAAAAATCTGCACCACAAAAAATTCAGCTTAATAAATACCGAAAAGCACAGGGCATAAAATACTTAGTACTTGCATTCTTTCTTTCTGCGGCGGCGTTTCCATCGATTGCAGCCAGCCTGCAAACAGGCCTGCTCGACCCCATCCCGCTGGTGACGCGCAGCTTTCAACTTGTGCTGCTTCCCATTTTTGACAGGGGGACGTATTTGACCTCGGTCAATGTTCGCTATTACGAATATGGCTGGCTGATATTTGCGGTATTTGCCGCGGCAGTCCTGCTGAATCTTGTTATACCGAGATTTTACTGCCGGTTTATCTGCCCGCTTGGCGCTTTTTTAGGAATTATAAACCGATTTTCGATTTGGCGCATCGGCAAGACCAGAAGCGAGTGCATCAATTGCAAGATGTGTGAAAAGGCCTGTGAGGGCGGCTGCGAGCCCGCGGGTAACATAAGAATAAGTGAATGCGTGCTTTGTTTTAATTGCCGGGATGACTGCAACCACGATCTCATTGCTTATCAGACCGTGCCGTCACTTGCGGGCGAAATCACGAATCCGGATATTTCGCGAAGAGGATTTATGATTTCGCTGGCGAGCGGCGTTTTGGCGATACCGGCGATTCGACTCAGCGGCAAATTAGCCGGCAACTGGTATAATAAAGTTATCCGGCCGCCGGGAGCGTTGGCTGAGGAAGAATTTCTGAAGAGATGCATCAAATGCGGACAGTGTATGCGGATATGTCCTACGAATGTTATTCAGCCCGGCGGAATCGAAGGCGGGCTGGAAAATCTCTGGACGCCAGTGCTGAACAATAAAATCGGCTCAAGCGGCTGTCAGTTGAACTGCGTCGCCTGCGGGCAGGTCTGCCCAACGTCAGCCATCAGGCCGATTAGCCTTTCAGAGAAACTCGGAACCGGCGAATTTGCCGAGGCCGGGCCAATCAAATTGGGAACGGCATTTTTCGACCGCGACAGGTGCCTGCCATGGGCGATGGATAAACCCTGCATAGTATGCGAGGAGAACTGTCCGGTCAGCCCAAAGGCAATTTATACGCGGGAATACTTCAACACGGTTAGAGACGGTATCTTAACGGTAAAAAAGGTATCAGGTAATACGATAGAAACTGTCGAGAACAACCTTCCGCTTGACAGGTTTGCCACGGGCGATTATTATTGCGTTACCGAAGGCAATGAACGCAGGAAAATCGCGGCAAACACAGAAAATTTAATTAAAATTTCTCCGGAAAGGCATTTTGAAAAAATACCCTCTGAAGGCAGTAAAATCGAGGTTAAAGTGCGGCTGCAAAGGCCTTATGTTGATATTGAAAAATGCATCGGCTGCGGAGTCTGCGAACACGAATGCCCTGTTAGCGGTAGAAAAGCTATAAGGGTTTCCGCAGAAGGTGAAACAAGGAGCACGGATAGAAAACTGTTACTTAAACGCTGA
- a CDS encoding nitroreductase family protein translates to MAVLEVIRKRYSCRAYLDKPIEKEKLEQLFEAARLAPSAKNLQDWRFVVVSEKDKKQQVAASTNHPEVFGKAGVMIAACSNSNYVMKCGQAVSPIDVAIAMEHISLQATQLQLATCWIGSFEPETVRKALGIPQDIAVIELMAVGYPADQAKTPSREPIENIVCYDKWQF, encoded by the coding sequence ATGGCTGTGCTTGAAGTTATTCGTAAACGATATTCCTGCAGGGCGTATTTAGATAAGCCAATAGAAAAGGAAAAGCTCGAGCAACTCTTTGAGGCGGCGAGACTTGCGCCATCGGCAAAGAATCTGCAGGATTGGCGCTTCGTGGTGGTTAGCGAAAAGGATAAAAAACAGCAGGTAGCTGCAAGCACTAATCATCCGGAAGTTTTTGGAAAAGCAGGAGTTATGATAGCTGCGTGCAGCAACAGCAACTATGTTATGAAATGCGGGCAGGCGGTGTCGCCTATCGATGTGGCAATCGCGATGGAACATATCTCCTTGCAGGCAACGCAGTTACAGTTGGCAACGTGCTGGATAGGGTCGTTCGAGCCGGAAACGGTCAGAAAGGCATTGGGAATACCACAAGATATTGCTGTAATTGAACTTATGGCGGTTGGCTACCCGGCTGACCAGGCGAAAACCCCAAGCCGGGAGCCGATAGAAAATATTGTCTGCTATGATAAGTGGCAGTTTTAA
- a CDS encoding GIY-YIG nuclease family protein, producing MYILASKRNGTLYVGMTKDIAKRIIRHKGRRANEFTAKYDVLKLVYYEKHKSLEEAVKREKQLKKWRRQWEMILIEKQNQEWHDLFSEVINTGFPVAKPK from the coding sequence GTGTATATACTGGCGAGTAAGAGGAATGGGACGCTATATGTTGGGATGACAAAGGACATAGCGAAGCGGATCATAAGACATAAGGGACGGCGAGCCAATGAGTTCACAGCGAAATATGATGTGCTAAAACTTGTGTATTATGAAAAGCACAAAAGTTTGGAGGAAGCGGTCAAACGGGAAAAGCAATTGAAGAAGTGGCGGCGACAGTGGGAAATGATACTTATTGAGAAGCAGAACCAAGAATGGCATGATTTATTCAGTGAAGTTATAAATACTGGATTCCCTGTTGCGAAACCAAAGTAG
- a CDS encoding twin-arginine translocase TatA/TatE family subunit gives MAENLRYILAAWMPQGWEWLVILVVALIIFGKRLPEVARSIGKSLTEFKKGIKEGEQAKDELENDVKKIKDDVVNETKKAGGTDDSDLNV, from the coding sequence ATGGCTGAAAATTTACGATATATACTGGCGGCGTGGATGCCGCAGGGTTGGGAGTGGCTGGTTATCCTCGTTGTTGCTTTGATTATATTCGGCAAACGGCTTCCGGAAGTCGCCCGAAGCATAGGCAAGAGCTTGACCGAGTTTAAAAAAGGCATCAAGGAAGGTGAACAAGCCAAGGATGAGCTGGAAAACGACGTTAAAAAAATCAAAGACGACGTAGTTAACGAAACCAAAAAGGCCGGAGGCACAGACGACTCCGACCTCAACGTTTAA